In Lysobacter firmicutimachus, one genomic interval encodes:
- a CDS encoding adenosylcobalamin-dependent ribonucleoside-diphosphate reductase encodes MSTVRLEAVKNAAVERDIALQPASQDIWDKKYRLKTKSGEAVDADIDGTYQRVARALADAEPSAEKQQYWYERFVWALRRGAIPAGRITSNAGALEHKPATSTINCTVSGTIEDSMDGILEKVHEAGLTLKAGCGIGYEFSTLRPRGAFVAGAGAYTSGPMSFMDIYDKMCFTVSSAGGRRGAQMGTFDVSHPDVKDFIRAKREDGRLRQFNLSLLITDGFMDAVKTDADWPLVFPVNIKEQGDLNLDDAEQVVWRDWPTHRNYIVRDDGLVACKIYGHIRARHLWDMIMVSTYDYAEPGFILIDRVNEMNNNWWCETIRATNPCGEQPLPPYGACLLGSVNLTKFVRNAFTDRAEFDWEEYKEVVRVFTRMLDNVVEVNGLPLEQQRAEIMRKRRHGMGFLGLGSTVTMLKMKYGSKESCEFTERIAREMAVAGWEMGLALAKEKGAAPIMDEIFAVTAEMLRKRPEMKADGWKVGQEIPGKVLHAKYSRYMQRVAEVAPELVEELADVGARFTHHSSIAPTGTISLSLANNASNGIEPSFAHHYSRNVIREGKKSKEKVDVYSFELLAYRELINPKAMPFSDEAEAKLPDYFIAADDITPKEHVDVQAAAQKWVDSSISKTANVPTDYPYEDFKDIYRYAHEQGLKGCTTFRFNPAAFQGVLVKEADLENTTYRFELEDGSVLEVKGNEQIEYDGELHTAANLFDALKEGYYGKF; translated from the coding sequence ATGAGCACGGTGCGCCTCGAGGCGGTCAAGAACGCGGCGGTGGAACGAGACATCGCCCTGCAACCCGCGTCCCAGGACATCTGGGACAAGAAATACCGCCTCAAGACCAAGAGCGGGGAGGCCGTCGATGCCGACATCGACGGGACCTACCAACGCGTGGCCCGCGCCCTGGCCGATGCCGAGCCGAGCGCCGAGAAGCAGCAGTACTGGTACGAGCGCTTCGTCTGGGCGCTGCGCCGCGGCGCGATCCCGGCCGGCCGCATCACCTCCAACGCCGGCGCGCTGGAGCACAAGCCGGCCACCTCGACCATCAACTGCACCGTGTCCGGCACCATCGAAGACTCGATGGACGGCATCCTGGAGAAGGTCCACGAGGCCGGCCTGACCCTCAAGGCCGGCTGCGGCATCGGCTACGAGTTCAGCACCCTGCGCCCGCGCGGCGCCTTCGTCGCCGGCGCCGGCGCCTACACCTCCGGTCCGATGTCCTTCATGGATATCTACGACAAGATGTGCTTCACCGTGTCCTCGGCCGGCGGCCGCCGCGGCGCCCAGATGGGCACCTTCGACGTCAGCCACCCGGACGTGAAGGACTTCATCCGCGCCAAGCGCGAAGACGGCCGCCTGCGCCAGTTCAACCTGTCGCTGCTGATCACCGACGGTTTCATGGACGCGGTCAAGACCGATGCCGACTGGCCGCTGGTGTTCCCGGTCAACATCAAGGAACAGGGCGACCTGAACCTGGACGACGCCGAACAGGTGGTCTGGCGCGACTGGCCGACCCACCGCAACTACATCGTCCGCGACGACGGCCTGGTGGCGTGCAAGATCTACGGCCACATCCGCGCCCGCCATCTGTGGGACATGATCATGGTCTCGACGTACGACTACGCCGAGCCGGGCTTCATCCTGATCGACCGCGTCAACGAGATGAACAACAACTGGTGGTGCGAGACCATCCGCGCCACCAACCCCTGCGGCGAGCAGCCGCTGCCGCCGTACGGCGCCTGCCTGCTGGGCTCGGTGAACCTGACCAAGTTCGTGCGCAACGCCTTCACCGACCGGGCCGAGTTCGACTGGGAGGAGTACAAGGAAGTCGTGCGCGTGTTCACCCGCATGCTCGACAACGTGGTCGAGGTCAACGGCCTGCCGCTGGAACAGCAGCGCGCCGAGATCATGCGCAAGCGCCGCCACGGCATGGGCTTCCTCGGCCTGGGCAGCACCGTGACCATGCTCAAGATGAAGTACGGCTCCAAGGAGTCGTGCGAGTTCACCGAGCGCATCGCCCGCGAAATGGCCGTGGCCGGCTGGGAAATGGGCCTGGCCCTGGCCAAGGAGAAGGGCGCGGCGCCGATCATGGACGAGATCTTCGCCGTCACCGCCGAGATGCTGCGCAAGCGGCCGGAGATGAAGGCCGACGGCTGGAAGGTCGGCCAGGAGATCCCGGGCAAGGTGCTGCACGCCAAGTACTCGCGCTACATGCAGCGGGTGGCCGAGGTCGCCCCGGAACTGGTCGAGGAGCTGGCCGACGTCGGCGCCCGCTTCACTCACCACAGTTCGATCGCCCCGACCGGCACCATCTCGCTGTCGCTGGCCAACAACGCCTCCAACGGCATCGAGCCGTCGTTCGCGCACCACTACAGCCGCAACGTGATCCGCGAAGGCAAGAAATCCAAGGAAAAGGTCGACGTTTACTCGTTCGAGCTGCTGGCCTACCGCGAGCTGATCAATCCCAAGGCGATGCCGTTCAGCGACGAAGCCGAGGCCAAGCTGCCCGACTACTTCATCGCTGCCGACGACATCACCCCGAAGGAGCACGTCGACGTCCAGGCCGCCGCGCAGAAGTGGGTCGACAGCTCGATCTCCAAGACCGCGAACGTCCCGACCGACTACCCCTACGAGGACTTCAAAGACATCTACCGCTACGCCCACGAGCAGGGCCTCAAGGGCTGCACGACCTTCCGCTTCAACCCGGCCGCCTTCCAGGGCGTGCTGGTCAAGGAAGCCGACCTGGAGAACACCACCTACCGCTTCGAGCTCGAAGACGGCAGCGTGCTCGAGGTCAAGGGCAACGAACAGATCGAATACGACGGCGAGCTGCACACCGCCGCCAATCTGTTCGACGCGCTCAAGGAAGGGTATTACGGCAAGTTCTGA
- a CDS encoding NrdJb produces MAVKIEKKIKGYSVVTPEDKAKEAAAKSAAASAASAKAEESPADNVIQMHERIERPEILIGSTYKIKSPLFEHALYVTINDIVLNAGTEHESRRPFEIFINSKNMDHFQWIVALTRIMSAVFRKGGDVTFLVDEMKAVFDPRGGYFKAGGVYMPSLVAEMGAIVEDHLKSIGMLHDPEMSDAQRALIAEKRRAYEDRAKKNSDVSQTAPLADDARNEDVAVTGEGASFPPTATMCHKCSTKAVVIMDGCATCLNCGYSKCG; encoded by the coding sequence ATGGCCGTCAAGATCGAGAAGAAAATCAAGGGCTACAGCGTCGTCACCCCGGAAGACAAGGCGAAGGAGGCCGCCGCCAAGTCGGCCGCCGCCAGCGCCGCGTCGGCCAAGGCCGAGGAATCGCCGGCCGACAACGTCATCCAGATGCACGAGCGCATCGAGCGCCCCGAGATCCTGATCGGCTCGACCTACAAGATCAAATCGCCGCTGTTCGAGCACGCCCTGTATGTCACCATCAACGACATCGTGCTCAACGCCGGCACCGAGCACGAATCGCGCCGTCCGTTCGAGATCTTCATCAACTCGAAGAACATGGACCACTTCCAATGGATCGTGGCCCTGACCCGGATCATGTCCGCGGTGTTTCGCAAGGGTGGCGACGTGACCTTCCTGGTCGACGAGATGAAGGCCGTGTTCGACCCGCGCGGCGGCTACTTCAAGGCCGGCGGCGTGTACATGCCGTCGCTGGTCGCCGAGATGGGCGCCATCGTCGAAGACCACCTCAAGTCGATCGGCATGCTGCACGACCCGGAGATGAGCGACGCCCAGCGCGCGCTGATCGCCGAAAAGCGCCGCGCCTACGAAGACCGCGCAAAAAAAAACTCTGACGTAAGCCAGACGGCCCCGCTCGCCGACGACGCCCGCAACGAAGACGTCGCCGTCACCGGCGAAGGCGCTTCGTTCCCGCCCACCGCGACCATGTGCCACAAGTGCAGCACCAAGGCGGTGGTGATCATGGACGGCTGCGCGACCTGTTTGAACTGCGGGTACAGTAAGTGCGGTT